A window of Otariodibacter oris genomic DNA:
TTGCTCCCACTGCTTGTACGTACACGGTTTCAGGTTCTATTTCACTCCCCTCACTGGGGTTCTTTTCGCCTTTCCTTCACAGTACTGGTTCACTATCGGTCAATCAGGAGTATTTAGCCTTGGAGGATGGTCCCCCCATCTTCAAACAGGATTTCTCGTGTCCCGCCCTACTTTTCGTTAGCTTAGTACCATGGCCTGGTCTTCGGATACGGGGCTATCACCCTGTGTCGCTGAGCTTCCCAACTCATTCTCCTAACTCTGCCACTATCACTAACTGGCTTCTCCGCTTTCGCTCGCCGCTACTCACAGAATCTCGGTTGATTTCTTTTCCTCGGGGTACTTAGATGTTTCAGTTCTCCCGGTTTGCCTTACTGAGCTATGTATTCACTCAGTAATAATAGGTTCTTCACCTATTGGGTTTCCCCATTCGGATATCTTGGATTAAACGCCTCTTATCGACTCATCCAAGCTTTTCGCAGATTAGCACGTCCTTCTTCGCCTCTGATTGCCTAGGCATCCACCGTGTACGCTTAGTCACTTAACCATACAACCTCAAGTATTTTTAAATCAATTTAATCATTAATATTAAATAATAATTAAATAACAATAAAAAACTCAAAGCTTATGCAAGTCTACTAATACTTGCCTGCTTTTGTTCAGACAAGATTTTATTCTTACTCAGACTTCTTCTTATCCTCTCGGACTTGAAAGTCTCTTCAGTTTTTCAGCTTGTTTCTCAATTTTTAAAGAACAGAAATAACGACGTTTATCGCTATAGGTAAATATAATTAATCCAAAATCATTAACTTAATAATAATTAATCAACCATTACACTTAACTTTAACGACAAGCAGAATATCTTGGTGGAGATAAGCGGGATCGAACCGCTGACCTCCTGCGTGCAAGGCAGGCGCTCTCCCAGCTGAGCTATATCCCCAATATTCTTCAATTCTCCTACTCACTCGCTCTTGAGTGGTGGGTCTGAGTGGACTTGAACCACCGACCTCACCCTTATCAGGGGTGCGCTCTAACCACCTGAGCTACAGACCCACAGGATGAATCGCTTCTTCGTTGCTTCTTTACATCAAACAATCTGTGTGAACACTCGCTATGTCGATTTCTTTGGTAAGGAGGTGATCCAACCGCAGGTTCCCCTACGGTTACCTTGTTACGACTTCACCCCAGTCATGAATCATACCGTGGTAAACGCCCCCCCGAAGGTTAAGCTATCTACTTCTGGTACAACCCACTCCCATGGTGTGACGGGCGGTGTGTACAAGGCCCGGGAACGTATTCACCGCGACATTCTGATTCGCGATTACTAGCGATTCCGACTTCATGGAGTCGAGTTGCAGACTCCAATCCGGACTTAGACGTACTTTCTGAGATTCGCTCCATATCGCTATATCGCTTCCCTCTGTATACGCCATTGTAGCACGTGTGTAGCCCTACTCGTAAGGGCCATGATGACTTGACGTCATCCCCACCTTCCTCCAGTTTATCACTGGCAGTCTCCTTTGAGTTCTCAGCATTACCTGCTAGCAACAAAGGATAAGGGTTGCGCTCGTTGCGGGACTTAACCCAACATTTCACAACACGAGCTGACGACAGCCATGCAGCACCTGTCTCATAGTTCCCGAAGGCACAAACACATCTCTGCGTTCTTCTATGGATGTCAAGAGTAGGTAAGGTTCTTCGCGTTGCATCGAATTAAACCACATGCTCCACCGCTTGTGCGGGCCCCCGTCAATTCATTTGAGTTTTAACCTTGCGGCCGTACTCCCCAGGCGGTCGATTCATCACGTTAGCTACGGGCACCAAGCTTATAGCCCAATCCCCAAATCGACATCGTTTACGGCGTGGACTACCAGGGTATCTAATCCTGTTTGCTCCCCACGCTTTCGTACTTGAGCGTCAGTATATTCCCAAGGGGCTGCCTTCGCCTTCGGTATTCCTCCACATCTCTACGCATTTCACCGCTACACGTGGAATTCTACCCCTCCCTAAAATACTCTAGCGACCCAGTATGAAGTGCAATTCCTAGGTTGAGCCCAGGGATTTCACACCTCACTTAAGTCACCGCCTGCGTACCCTTTACGCCCAGTCATTCCGATTAACGCTCGCACCCTCCGTATTACCGCGGCTGCTGGCACGGAGTTAGCCGGTGCTTCTTCTGTGACTAACGTCAATCTACTGTTCTATTAAAACAATAGCCTTCCTCATCACCGAAAGAACTTTACAACCCGAAGGCCTTCTTCATTCACGCGGCATGGCTGCATCAGGGTTCCCCCCATTGTGCAATATTCCCCACTGCTGCCTCCCGTAGGAGTCTGGACCGTGTCTCAGTTCCAGTGTGGCTGGTCATCCTCTCAGACCAGCTAGAGATCGTCGGCTTGGTAGGCCTTTACCCCACCAACTACCTAATCCCACTTGGGCTCATCTTATGGCATGTGGCCTTGCGGTCCCACACTTTAATCCGTAGATATTACGCGGTATTAGCTACAGTTTCCCGTAGTTATCCCCCTCCATAAGCCAGATTCCCAAGCATTACTCACCCGTCCGCCACTCGTCAGCAGAAAAGCAAGCTTTTCCCTGTTACCGTTCGACTTGCATGTGTTAAGCCTGCCGCCAGCGTTCAATCTGAGCCATGATCAAACTCTTCAATTAAAAGTTCAATCGCTCAATAACTGTTTTCTAGCTTTATTATTCTTTATGAATTTTCAAGTTATAGACACTTATTAAGACTTCAAAATTAAATTTATTTTAAAATCAATCATCAACAAGTGCCCACACAGATTGTCTGATATGTTGTTAAAGAGCAAAAAATAACGACGCACTGCATTAAATCTTTCACAACAGCGCGTCGTTGTGTGGGGCGTATTATAGAGTAAAATAAAACTCTTACAAGCCCTTTTTGTAAAAAAATTTCATTTTTATGCCGTATGATGAAATTTAATTCGCTTTGACGATTTTCATTGCGCCAAGCGGTCAGATTTTCGTAAAAGTTTGCAATTATCTAACCGCTTATATGGCTCTCTTAGTCATCTTTTCCTAATATTTGATTTATTTCACTCTTATATAAGACTGCTTTGGCACCAAAAACAGCTTGAACACCGCCACCTACTTCTAATACTTCAATAGCACCCACTGATTTCAATTTAGGTTTATCAACTGATTTAACATCTTTTACTGAAACACGTAAACGAGTTATACATGCATCCACATGTTCAATATTACTTTCTGTTCCTAATGCTTGGATAATTGTATGTGCATTTTCAGTTAATGACGTAGATTGTTGTTCTACCACTTCTTCTTGCTCTTCAGCTCGACCTGGAGTCATTACATTAAACTTACGAATCAAGAATAAGAATGAGAAATAATAGAGAGCTGCCCAAGGGATCCCAACAAAGACAACCTCAATCCAGTTTGTATTCGCATTACCTTGTAAAATACCAAATAGTAAGAAATCAATAAAACCACCAGAGAAAGTGTTACCGATAGAAATATTGAGGAAATCTGCAATATAGAAAGAAACCCCATCTAAGAATGCGTGGAAAACATATAACCACGGAGCCACAAATAAAAACATAAACTCGATAGGTTCTGTAATTCCAGTAATAAAAGAAGTTAATGCAGCACCAAGGAATAATCCACCAATCTGTTTACGACGTTTTTTAGGCACAGTATGATACATCGCTAAACAAGCCGCTGGTAAACCAAACATCATAGTGTCAAAACGACCTGCAAAAAAACGCGTTCCTTCAGTGAATAAGCCTTGATGATTTGGATCTGCTAACTGAGCAAAAAATATTTTTTGTGCGCCAATGATGGTTTCACCATTAACAACTTCTGTTCCTCCCAATTCAGTAAACCAGAATAATGGGTAAATCATATGGTGCAAGCCAACCGCACCACTTAATCTCATTAGGAAACCATAGAAGAATGTACCCACTTCGCCCATTGAAGCTATCCCTTTACCTGCCGAAACTAACCATTGTTGGAATGTTGGCCAAATAAGGAAGAATACCGCTCCAACGAAAATAGCAGAGAATGCAGTAACAATAGGCACAAAGCGAGAACCGCCAAAGAACCCTAAAATTTGAGGTAATTGAATATTATGGTATTTGTTATGTAATTTGACAGTAATCAACCCCATTACTAATGCACCAATTACACCAGTATCAATACTTTGTGTTTCAGGGGAAAATAATGGAATCAATGCCGCAATAGTGCCAGTCATAATCAAATATCCCACTACCGCAGCCAATGCAGCTACGCCTTTATCTCTTTTTGCAAGACCTATACCTAAACCGACACAAAGCAACAAGGCTAAATTTGCAAAAACGACACTACCCGCCGCAGACATTATTTGGAAAATGCCTTGTAAGGTTGGATTATCCAATACAGGATAAGCTTGTACTGTTGCTGTATTTGATAATGCACCGCCAATACCTAGTAACAAACCTGCTGCTGGCAGAATTGCAATAGGTAACATAAATGCTTTACCGACTTGTTGCAGTTGTTTAAACATACATACCTCCTTATTTAACCGATTAATTATGGACAATAAAAAGCAGATAGAAATTGAGATAATTATAATATTGAAATAATTATAAGAAAGGGATTTTATTCCAAATAAACAACAAAAATTGTACTTTTTCTATACTTTAACAAGAGATCTAAAAAGTACAGTTCGGTGCAAGAAAACTAATTATGCTCTAACAAAAACTGATCAGTTTCTTGGCGAGTTGGAATTGCAGTTTCTGCGCCCATTCTAGTAACAGAAAGGGCTGCGGCTGCATGAGCAAAGCGGATAGATTCATCAAGAGTTTTACCTTCAAGCAATCCAGTAACTACTCCGCCATTAAAGGTATCGCCCACAGCATTAACACAGAAACCAGTAATAATTTTGCCTTGAGTTGAACCTTCTTTTTATTGGTTTACAACGTGGGAGACTTTTGAAAGGGATACGCCCACAATGCGTGCAATATCTTTCATTGTCGTCATAATTATTTGTCCTTTAAAAATAGGTAAAAAAAACGCCTTAACCTTTCGATTAAAGCGTTTTATGAGATTACAACAATTATCTTCTATTAGATAATTGTGTTTTAGTTAGTTCATAAACTCGTAATTTCGCAATTTCTCTAGCTAATTTAGCAGTCAACTCTGCGTTACTTGTTTTTCCAAGTGTATCTTCAGCTTTACGTTTCGCAGCTAAGATACGCTGTTCATCAAGTTCTTCACCTCGAATAGCCGTGTCAGCTAATACTGTAACAACTGTTGGTTGAACTTCTAGGAAACCACCTGATACATAGATAAACTCTTCTTTACCATCTGCAAGATTATATTTAACCATTCCTGGTTTTATTGCAGTAAGTAATGGAGTATGTCCTGCATAGACACCTAATTCCCCATCAATCCCAGATACTCGAACACTTGTTACCTGTCCAGAAAAAATTTCATTTTCTGCAGAAACTACGGTTAATTCAAATTGAGATGCCATTCTGTTCTCCTTTGTTCAAAGAACAATTACATCTTATTTGCTCTTTCAATCACTTCATCGATCGAACCAGCCATATAGAATGCTTGTTCTGGAATGTGATCATACTCACCATCTAAAATGCCTTTAAAGCCACGAATAGTTTCTTTTAATGGAACATATTTACCTGGTGTACCGTTAAATACTTCAGCAACGAAGAATGGTTGAGATAAATAACGTTCGATCTTACGTGCACGAGCAACAACAAGTTTATCGTCTTCAGATAATTCATCCATACCTAAAATAGCGATGATATCTTTTAACTCTTTATAACGTTGTAAAATACCTTGAACGCCACGAGCCACATTATAATGTTCTTCGCCAACAACTAATGGGTCTAACTGTCTTGAAGTTGAATCTAATGGGTCAACCGCTGGGTAAATACCTAAAGAAGCAATCTGACGGCTTAATACGACTGTTGAGTCTAAGTGAGCAAAGGTTGTTGCTGGAGATGGGTCAGTTAAGTCATCCGCAGGAACATATACTGCTTGAACAGACGTAATAGAACCTTTCTTAGTTGAAGTAATACGTTCTTGTAGAACACCCATTTCTTCCGCTAATGTTGGCTGATAACCTACCGCTGATGGCATACGACCTAACAATGCTGATACTTCTGTTCCCGCCAAAGTATAACGATAAATATTATCAACGAAGAATAATACATCACGACCTTCATCACGGAATTTTTCAGCCATTGTTAAACCTGTTAATGCAACACGTAAACGGTTACCTGGTGGCTCATTCATTTGTCCATAAACAAGCGATACTTTATCAAGTACGTTTGAATCTTTCATTTCGTGGTAGAAGTCATTACCCTCACGAGTACGCTCACCTACACCAGCAAATACAGAGTAACCTGAGTGCTCAATTGCAATATTACGGATTAACTCCATCATATTTACGGTTTTACCTACACCCGCACCACCGAATAGACCAACTTTACCCCCTTTTGCAAATGGGCAAATTAAGTCGATTACTTTGATACCTGTTTCTAAAAGTTCTGTGCTATTTGCTTGCTCTTCATAGCTTGGTGCAGCACGGTGGATAGACCAACGCTCTTCTTCACCAATAGGGCCTTGCTCATCAATTGGCTCACCCAATACATTCATAATACGGCCTAACGTTTTAGTACCCACTGGTACTTGAATTGCTTTGGCTGTATTTTCAACTTTTAAACCACGTTTTAAACCATCTGAAGTACCTAATGCGATACAACGCACTACGCCTCCACCTAATTGTTGTTGAACTTCAAGTGTTAAACCTGATTCAACCTTTAATGCATCGTAAACTTTTGGTACTGCATCTTGCGGAAATTCAACGTCGATGACTGCACCGATGATTTGTACAATTTTTCCAGTTGCCATTACCGTTCCTCTATATATTTTCGTTAAATTGCAGCGGCGCCCGCAACAATTTCATTTAATTCATTCGTAATGCTCGCTTGACGAGCTTTGTTATACACCAACTGCAATTCATTGATTAAATTACCCGCATTATCAGTAGCCGCTTTCATTGCAACCATTCTAGCAGCTTGTTCTGATGCAAGATTATCAACAATAGATTGATATACTTGAGATTCTAAATAGCGAACTAATAGACTATCAAGTAATGACTCTGGATTAGGTTCATAAAGATAATCCCAAGTACCTTTACTTTCTAAAGCATCATCTTCCATTGTTGGTAATGGTAATAATTGTTGGACTGTTGGTACCTGTGACATCGTATTAACGAAACGATTATATACAATATAAAGTTCATCAATTTCGCCTTCACGATAAGCATTAACCATCCCATTAACTGTACCCAGTAAATCTTCCATTGCTGGAGTATCGCCTAGCCCTGTTATCTGAGATTTAATTTCAATTCCCATATGATTGAAAAATGAAATAGCTTTATTACCAACCAATCCTAATCGAACAGTCACATCATTTGCTTTGTGTGATTTTAACTCATTCAATACTGATTTGAATAAATTAACATTCAATCCACCACACAAACCACGATCTGTTGATACAACTAAATACCCAACTCTCTTAACTTCTCTAGGAGTAAGAAACGGGTGTTTATAACCAATATTTCCTTTTGCAATATGGCTAATTACCTTACGGATAGTTGCTGCATAAGGGCGAGACGCTGTCATACGATCTTGCGTCTTTCTCATCTTAGATGCCGCAACCATTTCCATCGCTTTGGTAATCTTTTGCGTATTACGAACACTTGCAATTTTGGTTCTTATCTCTTTAGCACCTGCCATATTATTTCTCCGCTAAAGTGGAATTACCATGAACTGTTCTTTTTGAAATCACTTAATACTTCAGTCAATTTTTCTTTAATAGAATCATTATAATCGCCTGATTGAGTAAGCTCTTTCATAAAGTCTGCATGGTGAGCATTTGCATACTCTAAAAGAGATGATTCAAATGAACCTACACGTTCAACTTCAATATCATCTAAGAAACCATATTCTGCAGCTGCTAGTGATAATGCTAATTCAGCAACAGTCATAGGAGAATATTGTTTCTGTTTAAGTAACTCTGTTACCTTTTGACCATGAGAAAGTTGTTTTCTTGTTGCTTCATCAAGATCCGATGCAAATTGAGCAAACGCAGCTAATTCACGATATTGAGCAAGTGCGGTACGAATACCACCTGCTAATTTCTTAATTAACTTAGTTTGTGCAGAACCACCAACACGAGAAACTGAAATACCTGGGTTAACCGCTGGACGAATACCTGAGTTAAATAAATTAGACTCTAAGAAAATTTGTCCATCTGTAATCGAAATAACGTTAGTTGGAACGAATGCAGATACGTCACCAGCTTGTGTTTCAATGATAGGTAACGCTGTCAATGAACCTGTTTTACCTTTTACTTCACCTTTAGTGAAACGCTCTACATATTCAGCATTTACACGTGATGCACGC
This region includes:
- a CDS encoding PTS transporter subunit EIIC, which produces MFKQLQQVGKAFMLPIAILPAAGLLLGIGGALSNTATVQAYPVLDNPTLQGIFQIMSAAGSVVFANLALLLCVGLGIGLAKRDKGVAALAAVVGYLIMTGTIAALIPLFSPETQSIDTGVIGALVMGLITVKLHNKYHNIQLPQILGFFGGSRFVPIVTAFSAIFVGAVFFLIWPTFQQWLVSAGKGIASMGEVGTFFYGFLMRLSGAVGLHHMIYPLFWFTELGGTEVVNGETIIGAQKIFFAQLADPNHQGLFTEGTRFFAGRFDTMMFGLPAACLAMYHTVPKKRRKQIGGLFLGAALTSFITGITEPIEFMFLFVAPWLYVFHAFLDGVSFYIADFLNISIGNTFSGGFIDFLLFGILQGNANTNWIEVVFVGIPWAALYYFSFLFLIRKFNVMTPGRAEEQEEVVEQQSTSLTENAHTIIQALGTESNIEHVDACITRLRVSVKDVKSVDKPKLKSVGAIEVLEVGGGVQAVFGAKAVLYKSEINQILGKDD
- a CDS encoding F0F1 ATP synthase subunit epsilon, producing the protein MASQFELTVVSAENEIFSGQVTSVRVSGIDGELGVYAGHTPLLTAIKPGMVKYNLADGKEEFIYVSGGFLEVQPTVVTVLADTAIRGEELDEQRILAAKRKAEDTLGKTSNAELTAKLAREIAKLRVYELTKTQLSNRR
- the atpD gene encoding F0F1 ATP synthase subunit beta, with product MATGKIVQIIGAVIDVEFPQDAVPKVYDALKVESGLTLEVQQQLGGGVVRCIALGTSDGLKRGLKVENTAKAIQVPVGTKTLGRIMNVLGEPIDEQGPIGEEERWSIHRAAPSYEEQANSTELLETGIKVIDLICPFAKGGKVGLFGGAGVGKTVNMMELIRNIAIEHSGYSVFAGVGERTREGNDFYHEMKDSNVLDKVSLVYGQMNEPPGNRLRVALTGLTMAEKFRDEGRDVLFFVDNIYRYTLAGTEVSALLGRMPSAVGYQPTLAEEMGVLQERITSTKKGSITSVQAVYVPADDLTDPSPATTFAHLDSTVVLSRQIASLGIYPAVDPLDSTSRQLDPLVVGEEHYNVARGVQGILQRYKELKDIIAILGMDELSEDDKLVVARARKIERYLSQPFFVAEVFNGTPGKYVPLKETIRGFKGILDGEYDHIPEQAFYMAGSIDEVIERANKM
- the atpG gene encoding F0F1 ATP synthase subunit gamma yields the protein MAGAKEIRTKIASVRNTQKITKAMEMVAASKMRKTQDRMTASRPYAATIRKVISHIAKGNIGYKHPFLTPREVKRVGYLVVSTDRGLCGGLNVNLFKSVLNELKSHKANDVTVRLGLVGNKAISFFNHMGIEIKSQITGLGDTPAMEDLLGTVNGMVNAYREGEIDELYIVYNRFVNTMSQVPTVQQLLPLPTMEDDALESKGTWDYLYEPNPESLLDSLLVRYLESQVYQSIVDNLASEQAARMVAMKAATDNAGNLINELQLVYNKARQASITNELNEIVAGAAAI